One stretch of Variovorax sp. TBS-050B DNA includes these proteins:
- a CDS encoding META domain-containing protein, which yields MRPFARPAALASLLWLAATLAGCGSGISLDEPIEGPVWRLAQLGNEPVAPGGEAQVQFDASSGRVSGSGGCNRVSGAFTRSGISLRIGQLASTRMACTDPVRAATEAQFIAALQNTASYRLAGPGRLALLDASGRTVATLNAGR from the coding sequence ATGCGCCCCTTCGCACGACCCGCCGCCCTCGCGTCCCTGCTGTGGCTTGCGGCCACCCTTGCCGGCTGCGGCAGCGGCATCAGCCTCGACGAACCGATCGAAGGCCCGGTGTGGCGGCTCGCCCAGCTCGGCAACGAGCCGGTGGCGCCGGGCGGCGAGGCGCAGGTGCAGTTCGACGCTTCGAGCGGCCGCGTGAGCGGCTCGGGCGGCTGCAACCGGGTGTCGGGCGCGTTCACGCGCAGCGGCATCAGCCTGCGCATCGGCCAGCTGGCCTCGACCCGCATGGCCTGTACCGATCCGGTGCGCGCCGCGACCGAAGCGCAGTTCATCGCGGCCTTGCAGAACACCGCGAGCTATCGCCTCGCAGGGCCCGGCCGGCTCGCGCTGCTCGACGCGAGCGGTCGCACGGTGGCGACGCTGAACGCCGGCCGCTGA
- a CDS encoding phosphoribosylaminoimidazolesuccinocarboxamide synthase produces MTTVHTSSIQSLPLLARGKVRDNYAVGEDRILMVASDRLSAFDVIMGEPIPGKGEILTQMALWWFDRLGALCPNHLTGESPESVVTPDEVPQVTGRSMLVKRLKPIPVEAVVRGYLAGSGWKEYQESRSVCGVPLPEGLTNAAKLPRPIFTPAAKAAAGEHDENISYDRVVEIVGPKLAQQIRDTSLEIYEAAAQIALAKGMIIADTKFEFGLDEDGTLVLMDEVLTPDSSRYWPVEGYQAALAAGANPPSYDKQFVRDWLEATRINGKPWDKTPPAPRLPAEVIEKTAAKYREALERLTG; encoded by the coding sequence ATGACCACCGTCCACACCTCTTCCATCCAAAGCCTGCCCCTGCTTGCGCGCGGCAAGGTGCGCGACAACTACGCGGTCGGCGAGGACCGCATCCTGATGGTCGCGAGCGACCGGCTCAGCGCGTTCGACGTGATCATGGGCGAGCCGATTCCTGGCAAGGGCGAGATCCTCACGCAGATGGCGCTGTGGTGGTTCGACCGCCTCGGTGCGCTGTGCCCCAACCACCTGACCGGCGAGTCGCCCGAGAGCGTGGTCACGCCCGACGAGGTGCCGCAGGTCACGGGCCGCTCGATGCTGGTCAAGCGGCTGAAGCCGATCCCGGTCGAGGCGGTGGTGCGCGGCTACCTGGCCGGCAGCGGCTGGAAGGAATACCAGGAAAGCCGCTCGGTCTGCGGCGTGCCGCTGCCCGAGGGCCTGACCAATGCGGCCAAGCTGCCGCGCCCGATCTTCACGCCCGCCGCCAAGGCCGCGGCCGGCGAGCACGATGAGAACATCAGCTACGACCGCGTGGTCGAGATCGTCGGCCCCAAGCTAGCGCAGCAGATCCGCGACACCAGCCTCGAGATCTACGAGGCCGCGGCGCAGATCGCGCTGGCGAAGGGAATGATCATCGCCGACACCAAGTTCGAGTTCGGCCTCGACGAGGACGGCACGCTGGTGCTCATGGACGAGGTGCTCACGCCCGACAGCTCGCGCTACTGGCCGGTCGAGGGCTACCAGGCCGCGCTGGCCGCGGGCGCCAATCCGCCGAGCTACGACAAGCAGTTCGTGCGCGACTGGCTCGAGGCCACCAGGATCAATGGCAAGCCCTGGGACAAGACGCCGCCCGCGCCGCGCCTGCCGGCCGAGGTGATCGAGAAGACCGCGGCCAAGTACCGCGAGGCGCTCGAACGCCTCACGGGCTGA
- a CDS encoding DUF2254 domain-containing protein, producing the protein MLAAFRHRLWWSRLREQLWFRPAVWSLAAIGAALIAAAANEFVPPGLLPDIAHDTLSGLLSIIAASMLTVSTFSLSILVSAYASASSTATPRATRLVMADNDAQNAIAAFVSAFIFSIIALAALGVRYYGAAGRFVLFVFTLCVLAYLILALLRWIGTLSTLGRMNHTIETVERVATQAVRDWCAAPGLGARLVAEAGPRAPGAPIHAPWTGYLQHIDVAGIDAAAKAAGASVHVCVRPGTFVSHQTVLARVMHASRGPDGPEDLRAQVAGAFVIGRERTERQDPRFGLVMLSEIAQRALSPAVNDAGTAIAVLGAMARVLVEGTRRRENDDEAPSEAVVEAAHVTIAPLDPADLVRDVIEPIARDGAASIEVALRIQKLLALVAANTEGALRAAACAAAGNARDHALEGLRLERERALLRAHAPKL; encoded by the coding sequence ATGCTGGCCGCGTTCCGCCACAGGCTCTGGTGGAGCCGCCTGCGCGAGCAGCTCTGGTTCCGCCCCGCGGTCTGGAGCCTGGCGGCCATCGGCGCGGCGCTGATCGCCGCCGCCGCCAACGAATTCGTGCCGCCGGGCCTGCTGCCCGACATCGCGCACGACACCCTCTCGGGCCTGCTCTCGATCATCGCGGCGAGCATGCTCACGGTGAGCACCTTCTCGCTGTCGATCCTGGTCAGCGCCTATGCCTCGGCCTCGTCCACCGCCACGCCGCGCGCCACGCGGCTGGTGATGGCCGACAACGATGCGCAGAACGCGATCGCCGCCTTCGTTTCGGCCTTCATCTTCTCGATCATCGCGCTCGCGGCGCTGGGCGTGCGCTACTACGGCGCGGCCGGGCGCTTCGTGCTGTTCGTCTTCACGCTCTGCGTGCTGGCCTACCTGATCCTTGCGCTGCTGCGCTGGATCGGCACCCTGTCCACGCTCGGCCGCATGAACCACACGATCGAGACGGTGGAGCGGGTGGCGACGCAGGCAGTGCGCGACTGGTGTGCCGCACCCGGACTGGGCGCGCGCCTCGTGGCCGAGGCGGGGCCCCGCGCGCCGGGCGCGCCGATCCATGCCCCGTGGACCGGCTACCTGCAGCACATCGACGTGGCCGGCATCGATGCCGCCGCCAAGGCCGCGGGCGCCAGCGTGCATGTGTGCGTGCGCCCCGGCACCTTCGTTTCGCACCAGACCGTGCTGGCGCGCGTGATGCACGCATCGCGCGGCCCGGACGGGCCCGAAGACCTGCGCGCGCAGGTGGCCGGCGCCTTCGTGATCGGCCGCGAGCGCACCGAGCGCCAGGACCCGCGCTTCGGCCTCGTCATGCTCAGCGAGATCGCCCAGCGCGCGCTGTCCCCGGCGGTGAACGACGCCGGCACCGCCATCGCGGTGCTTGGCGCGATGGCGCGCGTGCTGGTCGAAGGCACGCGTCGGCGCGAGAACGACGACGAGGCGCCATCGGAAGCTGTGGTCGAGGCCGCGCACGTCACCATCGCACCGCTCGACCCGGCCGATCTGGTGCGCGACGTGATCGAGCCCATCGCCAGGGACGGGGCGGCGTCCATCGAGGTGGCGCTGCGCATCCAGAAACTGCTGGCCCTCGTGGCGGCCAACACCGAAGGCGCCCTGCGTGCCGCGGCATGCGCGGCGGCCGGGAACGCGCGCGACCACGCGCTGGAGGGGCTGCGTCTGGAGCGCGAGCGGGCGCTGCTGCGCGCGCACGCGCCGAAGCTCTAA
- the fba gene encoding class II fructose-bisphosphate aldolase (catalyzes the reversible aldol condensation of dihydroxyacetonephosphate and glyceraldehyde 3-phosphate in the Calvin cycle, glycolysis, and/or gluconeogenesis), translating into MALVSMRELLDHAAANGYGIPAFNVNNLEQVQAVMEAAKETGAPVILQASAGARKYAGEAFIKHLIQAAIEQYPNIPLVMHQDHGQSPAICQGAIDLGFSSVMMDGSLKEDGKTPASFDYNVDVTRKVVELAHKVGVTVEGELGCLGSLETGMAGEEDGIGAEGVLSHDSLLTDPEEAAQFVKATQLDALAIAIGTSHGAYKFTRKPTGDILSIQRVKEIHARLPNTHLVMHGSSSVPQDLLEIIRKYGGNMKETYGVPVEEIQEAIKYGVRKINIDTDIRLAMTGAVRKFMAENPEKFDAREWLKPAREAAKQICKQRYIEFGCEGQGAKIKGEPLQVVAAKYAKGELAQQVV; encoded by the coding sequence ATGGCACTCGTCTCGATGCGCGAACTGCTGGACCACGCAGCCGCCAACGGCTACGGCATTCCGGCCTTCAACGTCAACAACCTCGAACAGGTCCAGGCCGTCATGGAGGCCGCCAAGGAAACCGGCGCGCCCGTCATCCTGCAGGCCAGCGCCGGCGCACGCAAGTACGCGGGCGAAGCCTTCATCAAGCACCTGATCCAGGCCGCGATCGAGCAGTACCCGAACATCCCGCTGGTGATGCACCAGGACCACGGCCAGAGCCCCGCGATCTGCCAGGGCGCCATCGACCTCGGCTTCTCCTCCGTCATGATGGACGGCTCGCTCAAGGAAGACGGCAAGACGCCGGCCTCGTTCGACTACAACGTGGACGTGACCCGCAAGGTCGTCGAGCTCGCGCACAAGGTGGGCGTCACCGTCGAGGGCGAACTGGGCTGCCTCGGCTCGCTCGAGACCGGCATGGCCGGCGAGGAGGACGGCATCGGCGCCGAGGGCGTGCTCAGCCATGACTCGCTGCTGACCGACCCCGAGGAGGCCGCGCAATTCGTCAAGGCCACGCAGCTCGACGCGCTGGCGATCGCCATCGGCACCAGCCACGGCGCCTACAAGTTCACGCGCAAGCCCACGGGCGACATCCTCTCGATCCAGCGCGTGAAGGAGATCCATGCCCGCCTGCCCAACACCCACCTGGTGATGCACGGCTCGTCGTCGGTGCCGCAGGACCTGCTCGAGATCATCCGCAAGTACGGCGGCAACATGAAGGAGACCTACGGCGTGCCCGTCGAGGAGATCCAGGAAGCCATCAAGTACGGCGTGCGCAAGATCAACATCGACACCGACATCCGCCTGGCGATGACCGGCGCGGTGCGCAAGTTCATGGCCGAGAACCCCGAGAAGTTCGACGCCCGCGAATGGCTCAAGCCCGCACGCGAGGCCGCCAAGCAGATCTGCAAGCAGCGCTACATCGAGTTCGGCTGCGAAGGCCAGGGCGCCAAGATCAAGGGCGAACCGCTGCAGGTCGTGGCCGCCAAGTACGCCAAGGGCGAACTCGCGCAGCAGGTGGTCTGA
- a CDS encoding alpha/beta hydrolase, which translates to MTTAEPSSSPPIRRRRSAFLGLLAAAAAGALSACSPIKLLNGLVPGDTYRFEGGIAYGPAPRQRLDVYQPLPDALPVSGQRPLVVFFYGGAWTGGDRASYRFLGEALAARGAVVVVPDYGLSPSHTYPVFVRDSALAVKWALDNAARLGADPKRVHVMGHSSGGYNAAMVALDARWLAELGASPAQLAGWIGLAGPYDFLPIGDRDVQLAFNWPDTPRDSQPIAHAGAASPRTLLLAASKDNLVYPERNTLRLAAALRAAKVPVDVHLYDNLSHVTLMGAFARPIQWLGGPVLPPVVEFLGLPSAASYKARR; encoded by the coding sequence ATGACCACGGCAGAACCCTCCTCTTCCCCACCGATCCGCCGGCGCCGCAGCGCCTTCCTCGGCCTGCTCGCGGCCGCCGCGGCGGGCGCGCTCTCCGCCTGCTCGCCGATCAAGCTGCTCAACGGGCTGGTGCCGGGCGACACCTACCGCTTCGAAGGCGGCATCGCGTACGGGCCCGCCCCGCGGCAGCGGCTCGACGTCTACCAGCCGCTGCCCGATGCGCTGCCCGTGAGCGGCCAACGCCCGCTGGTGGTGTTCTTCTACGGCGGCGCATGGACCGGCGGCGACCGCGCCAGCTATCGCTTTCTCGGCGAGGCGCTGGCCGCACGCGGCGCAGTGGTGGTGGTGCCCGACTACGGGCTCTCGCCAAGCCACACCTACCCGGTGTTCGTGCGCGACAGCGCACTCGCGGTCAAATGGGCGCTCGACAATGCCGCGCGCCTGGGCGCCGATCCGAAGCGGGTGCACGTGATGGGCCACAGCTCGGGCGGCTACAACGCGGCGATGGTGGCGCTCGACGCGCGCTGGCTGGCCGAGCTCGGCGCCAGTCCCGCGCAGCTCGCGGGCTGGATCGGCCTCGCGGGGCCCTACGACTTCCTGCCCATCGGCGACCGCGACGTGCAGCTCGCCTTCAACTGGCCGGACACGCCGCGCGACTCCCAGCCCATCGCGCACGCGGGCGCCGCATCGCCGCGCACGCTGCTGCTGGCGGCTTCGAAGGACAACCTGGTCTATCCCGAACGCAACACCCTGCGCCTGGCCGCGGCGCTGCGCGCGGCGAAGGTGCCGGTGGACGTGCATCTGTACGACAACCTGAGCCACGTCACGCTGATGGGCGCCTTCGCGCGGCCCATCCAGTGGCTCGGCGGGCCGGTGCTGCCGCCCGTCGTCGAATTTCTCGGCCTGCCGTCGGCCGCGTCTTACAAGGCCCGTCGGTAG
- a CDS encoding Lrp/AsnC family transcriptional regulator, giving the protein MRTTKLRATPRPATDAPADLDRTDRAILRALQRDASVSNVALAAKVNLSAPACLRRVERLKAAGLIRGVVALLDADALSLGMLVMIGVVLDRSTPDSFAAFEKAAQKVSGCLECHVVTGEFDYFMLVRTRDNDSFNRLHAEQLLYLPGVRQIRTFVVLKQVLSTTQLPI; this is encoded by the coding sequence ATGCGCACAACAAAACTGCGTGCCACGCCGAGGCCGGCCACCGACGCACCCGCGGACCTCGACCGCACCGACCGCGCGATCCTGCGCGCGCTGCAGCGCGACGCCTCGGTGTCCAACGTGGCGCTCGCGGCCAAGGTGAATCTCAGCGCGCCGGCCTGCCTGCGCCGCGTCGAGCGGCTCAAGGCGGCGGGGCTCATCAGGGGCGTGGTGGCGCTGCTCGATGCCGATGCGCTCTCGCTGGGCATGCTGGTGATGATCGGCGTGGTGCTCGACCGCTCCACGCCGGATTCGTTCGCCGCCTTCGAGAAGGCGGCGCAGAAGGTCTCGGGCTGCCTCGAATGCCATGTGGTCACGGGCGAGTTCGACTATTTCATGCTCGTGCGCACGCGCGACAACGACAGCTTCAACCGCCTGCATGCCGAGCAATTGCTCTACCTGCCCGGCGTGCGGCAGATCCGGACCTTCGTGGTGCTCAAGCAGGTGCTGTCGACCACGCAATTGCCGATCTAG
- a CDS encoding 1-aminocyclopropane-1-carboxylate deaminase — protein sequence MNLKKFPRHALTFGPTPIHPLPRLSAHLGGEVALYAKREDCNSGLAFGGNKTRKLEYLIPEALEGGYDTLVSIGGIQSNQTRQVAAVAAHLGLKCVLVQENWVNYSDAVYDRVGNIEMSRILGADVRLDSAGFDIGIRKSWEEAMADVRKAGGKPFPIPAGCSEHPRGGLGFVGFAEEVRQQEAELGFRFDYIVVCSVTGSTQAGMVVGFAADGRADRVIGIDASAKPQQTFEQIVRIAKGTAELVELGRDITDQDVVLDRRFGGPEYGLPNEGTLEAIRLCARLEGMLTDPVYEGKSMHGMIEKVRRGEFPAGSKVLYAHLGGVPALNAYSFLFRNG from the coding sequence ATGAACCTGAAGAAATTCCCGCGCCATGCGCTGACCTTCGGCCCCACGCCGATCCATCCGCTCCCGCGCCTGAGCGCGCACCTGGGCGGCGAGGTCGCGCTCTATGCCAAGCGCGAGGACTGCAACAGCGGCCTCGCCTTCGGCGGCAACAAGACGCGCAAGCTCGAATACCTGATCCCCGAGGCGCTCGAAGGCGGCTACGACACGCTGGTGTCGATCGGCGGCATCCAGTCGAACCAGACGCGGCAGGTCGCGGCCGTGGCGGCGCACCTGGGCCTGAAGTGCGTGCTGGTGCAGGAGAACTGGGTCAACTATTCGGACGCGGTGTACGACCGCGTGGGCAACATCGAGATGTCGCGCATCCTCGGCGCCGACGTGCGGCTCGACAGCGCGGGCTTCGACATCGGCATCCGCAAGAGCTGGGAAGAGGCCATGGCCGACGTGCGCAAGGCCGGCGGCAAGCCCTTCCCGATCCCGGCCGGATGCTCCGAGCATCCGCGCGGCGGGCTGGGCTTCGTCGGCTTCGCCGAAGAGGTGCGGCAGCAGGAGGCCGAACTCGGCTTCAGGTTCGACTACATCGTGGTCTGCTCGGTGACCGGCAGCACGCAGGCAGGCATGGTGGTGGGTTTCGCGGCCGACGGGCGTGCCGACCGGGTGATCGGCATCGATGCCTCGGCCAAGCCGCAGCAGACCTTCGAGCAGATCGTGCGCATCGCCAAGGGCACGGCCGAACTGGTCGAGCTCGGCCGCGACATCACCGACCAGGACGTGGTGCTCGACCGCCGCTTCGGCGGCCCCGAGTACGGCCTGCCCAACGAGGGCACGCTGGAGGCGATCCGCCTCTGCGCGCGCCTCGAAGGCATGCTGACCGACCCCGTCTACGAGGGCAAGTCGATGCACGGGATGATCGAGAAGGTGCGGCGCGGCGAATTCCCGGCCGGCTCGAAGGTGCTGTATGCGCACCTCGGCGGCGTGCCCGCCCTCAACGCCTACAGCTTCCTGTTCCGCAACGGCTGA
- the pyk gene encoding pyruvate kinase encodes MITDRLPRHATKIVATLGPASSTPELLEQMIVHKVSVVRLNFSHGTAQDHIDRATMVREAARRAGREVAIMADLQGPKIRVGKFAQGKVWLEQGAKFVLDASRTEPGDAEAVGLDYKDLPRDVRPGDRLLLNDGLIVLVVDAVRGEAVHTTVKLGGELSNNKGINKQGGGLTAPALTAKDMEDIKTAMSFQADYVAVSFPKNATDMEMARQLCNVAAAEYGHKPGLIAKIERAEAIPKLEEILRASDGIMVARGDLAVEVGNAAVPALQKKMIRMARDMDKVAITATQMMESMITNPVPTRAEVSDVANAVLDGTDAVMLSAETASGRYPLETVQEMSRICEAAEAAEDKQLDADFSGKTYSRIDQSIAMGALFTAHHLGAKAIVALTESGSTPLWMSRHRAHIPMYALTSRLSTQRRMALYRNVRPLLMDSESDRDTALQQAENHLKKRGIVQAGDVYAITCGEPMGAPGGTNMLKICRAS; translated from the coding sequence ATGATCACGGACCGCCTTCCCCGCCACGCCACCAAGATCGTCGCCACGCTCGGCCCCGCTTCCAGCACGCCCGAGCTGCTGGAGCAGATGATCGTGCACAAGGTCAGCGTGGTGCGGCTCAACTTCAGCCATGGCACCGCGCAGGACCACATCGACCGCGCGACCATGGTGCGCGAGGCGGCGCGCCGGGCGGGCCGCGAAGTGGCGATCATGGCCGACCTGCAGGGTCCGAAGATCCGCGTCGGCAAGTTCGCGCAGGGCAAGGTCTGGCTCGAGCAGGGCGCCAAGTTCGTGCTCGACGCCTCGCGCACCGAGCCCGGCGACGCCGAGGCCGTGGGCCTCGACTACAAGGACCTGCCGCGCGACGTGCGCCCGGGCGACCGGCTGCTGCTGAACGACGGGCTGATCGTGCTCGTGGTGGATGCGGTGCGCGGCGAGGCGGTGCACACCACCGTGAAGCTCGGCGGCGAGCTCTCGAACAACAAGGGCATCAACAAGCAGGGCGGCGGCCTCACGGCGCCGGCGCTCACGGCCAAGGACATGGAGGACATCAAGACCGCCATGAGCTTCCAGGCCGACTACGTGGCCGTGAGCTTCCCGAAGAACGCGACCGACATGGAAATGGCGCGCCAGCTGTGCAACGTGGCCGCGGCCGAGTACGGCCACAAGCCCGGCCTGATCGCGAAGATCGAACGCGCCGAGGCGATCCCCAAGCTCGAGGAGATCCTGCGCGCGAGCGACGGCATCATGGTGGCGCGCGGCGACCTCGCGGTCGAGGTGGGCAACGCGGCCGTGCCGGCGCTGCAGAAGAAGATGATCCGCATGGCGCGCGACATGGACAAGGTGGCGATCACCGCGACCCAGATGATGGAGTCGATGATCACCAACCCCGTGCCCACGCGCGCCGAGGTGAGCGACGTGGCCAATGCGGTGCTCGACGGCACCGACGCCGTGATGCTCTCGGCCGAGACCGCGTCGGGCCGCTATCCGCTCGAGACGGTGCAGGAGATGAGCCGCATCTGCGAAGCCGCCGAAGCGGCCGAGGACAAGCAGCTCGACGCCGATTTCAGCGGCAAGACCTACAGCCGCATCGACCAGTCGATCGCCATGGGCGCGCTGTTCACCGCGCACCACCTGGGCGCGAAGGCGATCGTGGCGCTCACCGAATCGGGCTCCACGCCGCTGTGGATGAGCCGCCACCGCGCGCACATCCCGATGTACGCCCTGACCTCGCGCCTGTCCACGCAGCGCCGGATGGCGCTCTACCGCAACGTGCGTCCGCTGCTCATGGATTCGGAAAGCGACCGCGACACCGCGCTGCAGCAGGCCGAGAACCACCTGAAGAAGCGCGGCATCGTGCAGGCCGGCGACGTCTACGCCATCACCTGCGGCGAGCCGATGGGCGCCCCCGGCGGCACCAACATGTTGAAGATCTGCCGGGCGAGCTGA
- a CDS encoding phosphoglycerate kinase, whose amino-acid sequence MNVIRFTDLCAQGKAAGQRVFIRADLNVPQDDAGRITEDTRIRASVPCIQLALDAGAAVMVTSHLGRPTEGEFKPEDSLAPVAKRLGELLGREVPLVANWVDGVDVKPGQVVLLENCRVNKGEKKNDEALARKLAALTDIYVNDAFGTAHRAEATTYGIAQFAKVAAAGPLLAAELDAISKALALPKRPLVAIVAGSKVSTKLTILKSLSANVDQLIVGGGIANTFMLAAGLKIGKSLAEPDLVDQARAVIDAMRARGADVPIPVDVVTAKTFAADAPATVKDASDVADDDLILDIGPKTAAQLAAQLREAGTIVWNGPVGVFEFDAFAGGTKAIAQAIADSSAFSIAGGGDTLAAIAKYGIEKQVGYISTGGGAFLEVLEGKTLPAFEILAKRAAG is encoded by the coding sequence ATGAACGTCATCCGATTCACTGACCTCTGCGCGCAGGGCAAGGCCGCCGGCCAGCGCGTCTTCATCCGTGCCGACCTCAACGTGCCGCAGGACGATGCAGGCCGCATCACCGAAGACACGCGCATCCGCGCCTCCGTCCCCTGCATCCAGCTCGCGCTCGACGCCGGCGCCGCCGTGATGGTCACCTCGCACCTCGGCCGCCCGACCGAGGGCGAGTTCAAGCCCGAGGATTCGCTCGCCCCGGTCGCCAAGCGTCTCGGCGAGCTGCTGGGCCGCGAGGTGCCGCTGGTCGCCAACTGGGTCGACGGCGTCGACGTGAAGCCCGGCCAGGTCGTTCTGCTCGAGAACTGCCGCGTCAACAAGGGCGAGAAGAAGAACGACGAGGCGCTGGCTCGCAAGCTCGCCGCGCTGACCGACATCTACGTGAACGACGCCTTCGGCACCGCGCACCGGGCCGAGGCCACCACCTACGGCATCGCCCAGTTCGCCAAGGTGGCGGCCGCCGGCCCGCTGCTCGCGGCCGAGCTCGATGCCATTTCGAAGGCGCTGGCGCTGCCCAAGCGGCCGCTGGTGGCCATCGTCGCGGGGTCGAAGGTGAGCACCAAGCTCACCATCCTCAAGAGCCTGTCGGCCAACGTCGACCAGCTGATCGTCGGCGGCGGCATCGCCAACACCTTCATGCTCGCGGCCGGCCTGAAGATCGGCAAGTCGCTGGCGGAACCCGACCTCGTGGACCAGGCCCGGGCGGTGATCGACGCGATGCGTGCGCGCGGCGCGGACGTGCCGATTCCGGTCGACGTGGTCACGGCCAAGACCTTCGCGGCCGATGCGCCCGCCACCGTCAAGGACGCGAGCGACGTGGCCGACGACGACCTGATCCTCGACATCGGCCCGAAGACCGCGGCCCAGCTGGCCGCGCAATTGCGCGAGGCCGGCACCATCGTCTGGAACGGGCCGGTCGGCGTGTTCGAGTTCGACGCCTTCGCGGGCGGCACCAAGGCCATCGCGCAGGCGATCGCCGACAGCAGCGCCTTCTCGATCGCAGGCGGCGGCGATACGCTTGCGGCCATCGCCAAGTACGGCATCGAGAAGCAGGTCGGCTACATCTCGACCGGCGGCGGCGCCTTCCTCGAAGTGCTCGAGGGCAAGACCCTGCCGGCCTTCGAAATCCTGGCCAAGCGTGCCGCCGGCTGA
- a CDS encoding LysR family transcriptional regulator: MNLTLRQLRAFAAVAGAGSFTAAAQQLHLTQSALSVLVRELEREMGVQLLDRHTRRVQLSEAGREFLPSVHRLLGDLAGAVASVTDLRDKKKGLLRLAAPQLMACTLMPRVIAAYREAFPDVDVRLADTLPEHLLAGVVAGDVELAVGQDVAVDAAIERRVLFRDRHWLICPPDHAFARRRKVRWHELEPYVFIAPTRDFRQRVLPELGPAERAYMLRPGTQEVSYMTTALGMVASGLGLTVCPTYSAPLVRAHGLQMVRLEAPDFHREVCVYSAARRSLSPAAASFVGILERFAKGHPRG; this comes from the coding sequence ATGAATCTGACCCTGCGCCAGTTGCGCGCCTTCGCCGCCGTGGCAGGGGCCGGCAGCTTCACCGCCGCTGCGCAGCAGCTGCACCTCACGCAGTCGGCGCTCAGCGTGCTGGTGCGCGAACTCGAACGCGAAATGGGCGTGCAACTGCTCGACCGCCACACGCGGCGCGTGCAGCTTTCCGAAGCGGGCCGCGAGTTCCTGCCGTCGGTGCATCGCCTGCTCGGCGATCTCGCGGGCGCGGTCGCCAGCGTCACGGATTTGCGTGACAAGAAGAAAGGGCTGTTGCGGCTTGCAGCGCCGCAGCTCATGGCCTGCACGCTGATGCCGCGCGTGATCGCGGCCTACCGCGAGGCTTTTCCGGACGTCGACGTGCGGCTCGCCGACACGCTGCCCGAGCATCTGCTCGCCGGCGTCGTGGCCGGTGACGTGGAACTCGCGGTGGGGCAGGACGTGGCGGTCGACGCGGCCATCGAACGCCGCGTGCTGTTCCGCGACAGGCACTGGCTGATCTGCCCGCCCGACCATGCGTTCGCCAGGCGCCGCAAGGTGCGCTGGCACGAGCTCGAACCGTACGTCTTCATCGCGCCCACGCGCGACTTCCGCCAGCGGGTGCTGCCCGAACTGGGCCCGGCGGAGCGCGCCTACATGCTGCGCCCGGGCACGCAGGAGGTGTCGTACATGACCACGGCGCTCGGCATGGTGGCCTCCGGACTGGGGCTCACCGTGTGCCCCACCTACTCGGCGCCGCTCGTGCGCGCCCACGGGCTGCAGATGGTGCGGCTCGAAGCGCCCGACTTCCATCGCGAGGTCTGCGTCTACAGCGCCGCGCGGCGCTCGCTCTCGCCGGCGGCCGCGAGCTTCGTCGGCATCCTCGAGCGCTTCGCCAAGGGGCATCCCAGGGGCTGA
- a CDS encoding VOC family protein, whose product MPTNAPAAPTPPAPPVRGLHHFAWRCRDSEETRRFYEDLLGLPLAHVIESDHVPSTGEYCPYVHIFFRMRDGAYIAFFDLGDDTAALPSPNTPAWVNHIALRVDSVADLLAAKARLEAAGVAVLGVTDHHIIESIYFFDPNGIRIELTTPTVPQSEMDAHARSARASLDAWTARKAKRRSAKGTADA is encoded by the coding sequence ATGCCGACGAACGCCCCCGCGGCGCCGACACCGCCCGCACCGCCGGTGCGCGGCCTGCACCACTTCGCCTGGCGCTGCCGCGACAGCGAGGAGACGCGCCGCTTCTACGAAGACCTGCTGGGCCTGCCGCTCGCCCACGTCATCGAGAGCGACCACGTGCCGAGCACCGGCGAGTACTGCCCCTACGTGCACATCTTCTTCCGGATGCGCGACGGCGCGTACATCGCCTTCTTCGACCTCGGCGACGACACCGCGGCGCTGCCCTCGCCCAACACGCCCGCGTGGGTGAACCACATCGCGCTGCGCGTCGATTCGGTGGCCGACCTGCTGGCCGCCAAGGCGCGGCTCGAGGCCGCGGGCGTGGCGGTGCTGGGCGTGACCGACCACCACATCATCGAATCGATCTACTTCTTCGATCCGAACGGCATCCGCATCGAGCTGACCACGCCGACGGTGCCGCAGTCGGAGATGGACGCGCATGCGCGCAGCGCCCGTGCATCGCTCGATGCATGGACCGCGCGCAAGGCGAAGCGGCGCAGCGCGAAAGGCACGGCCGATGCCTGA